Genomic window (Ictalurus furcatus strain D&B chromosome 26, Billie_1.0, whole genome shotgun sequence):
CCTCGACTAGATGTGCTGTACATTTCAACTTTATTGTGCTTGGTCTTGTCAGCATTTCCACATATCTGCGTGTTCGtgattctgaaaaaaatgtttacatatattaaATTATCAAGATACAGTATCACTGGTAGTTACATATTTATACAACAAACCcatttaaatgtgttatttatttagattaaaaGAGAGGCCAATATGGGAACAAGTGTTTACAACTGCTATAATGTGAAtgataacttgttttgtggacatctCACGATTAAACAATTCAacgtaactacaaatggataaaatatgATGTTGGGTTTTTATTCATAAGAAATTGTAATAACGGCAAATTGCTGTTAAATACAGTACACTGTTGCTTTCAAGTGTGGCATTCgcatttggaatctgttgcTGTTAGCTCTCAATGGGAAGTCCAAAATGTTGTCACTGGCAGTGAAATATaacatcattaggctgaaacaaacaaacaaacaaacaatgaaaacaaacccaacagagagatagcagaaacagTAGGTGTGGCCAAATCAATTACTTGGTAGTTTCTTAAAAATGaagaatgcactggtgagctcaggaacacaAAAGACCATGGAAAACAACTGTGGTGGATAACAGAAGAATTCTTCCCCTGCTGAAAGAAGGAGTTTCCCTCCTTGTGAAGGAGACAAACTCCTTCACAACAGTTGGCCAGATCAAGAATATCCTCAAGGATGTAGGCAtatctgtgtcaaagtcaacaatcaagagaagactTCACCAGACTAAATACCGAGGTTTTACCACAAGATGTTAAACACTGGTTTgccaaaaacttttttaaaaacacatctaGAACAACATACTACGAACAGATGAGATGAAGATCAACTTGTACAACTTGATCAACTTGAATGATGCAAACGAGACGAGTATGAAGAAGGGAGAAGTTAAAGAATAAAGTACAGCACACACCTAAACTAAGGTTGACCTCAATCCACATttcaatgtatatttttatatcgcTCATTACTACTCATCTTTTTCCATCTCACATTCCACATAGTCATTGGCAAAATTTAGAATATCTCTCAATGCCGTGAGGAGGAGCATGTCGATTACTAGATCTTGGGTGATGGATTCAGAGTAGTTCTTCACAGGGTAGATGGCGTTTAATGGGATGCCCATGTTATCATTGCATTTATCCACCTGAGGAAATAAAGATCAGCATGCATTATATGGAGAAATACAGAAGACTGCTGGAGACATGATTTAGTAAGGAATGGGAATGAGATCATTAAGATATGGGAATGAGATAAAGTCATGACCACTTAAATCTAACATGAACCTTGTGGGGACCTGGCAAAGGGTTCAAAGTGTGAAATGTTGCTGTAAATGGGGGTCTATTGCTTGTGCTAAAACAtgccaagacacacacacacacacacacacacacacacactaattaccTTCTCTTTGATCTTCTTGCTgtagtatatttcatttaaatcctGGCTAACCGTCTCACAGGCTTTATCCACCTTGGTCATGACGATGACTTGAGGGATTCCTACAAAATCGAAATTAAATTCTTGAATACTCAAACAATGTTCATGCttggtttcttttattttctgctcTAGCTAAACCCTGAACACTTACCAAGATAATTGTAGTTGGGAAAACAGACACTGGCGAGgaaacaagtgttttttttttctataacctAACTTCATTTGTAGAGGGTCCACAgtattaaacgtaactataaataggTAAAGACAGTGACATATTGTTACTGTAAAATGTTATTGTCTCAATAATAAGTGCTAATTCACAGCCACTTATAAATGGATTGATACATTTGtggaattgttgatatggtgaagtttcctgtaaggagaATGTAAGGGTCAGGCCACACCGGCCCTGGCCAGCTGCTTCTCTGTATTTACTGACAACTGCCTCCACCTTATTTAAGGGCTGTTACAGGACattgctccgctgaggacgtcgctctgcctccctgtccCGCAGTAAACACCACTACAGAACACAGTCTTGCTATGGATGTCACTCCATCTCCCTGCACCGCCTCGGACGTCACTATGCCTGACTCCACTTCAGATGTCATTCCTCCTTCctactccactgaggacatctctctgcttccctgctccactGCGGACATCGCTCCTCCTCTCTGCTTAGCAGTGTATTTTACTCCCAGAGCCAGATGGTCtttgtggggcctaatgccccagtatagtgatggatgagacgttaaactgaggtcctgattctctgtggtcattaaaaatcccacattcccccactggcccttatctatcatggccccctactaatctccatccctgaattggctacatcactctcctctccactaatagctggtgtgtggtgggcgttctggcacactatgcctgccgttgcatcatccaggtggatgctacacactggtgatTACTGAGAAGATTCCtgcatactatgtaaagcgctttgagtgcctagaaaagtgctatataaatgtaagcaattattattattacttattaaattatcatgattaattatttattcatttaaaatgtattactaCTATTATCTCTTGCTATTCAGAGGATGCCTCAACCCTCTCTTGCTTTGTGGAGAAcgtcgctcccccctctggccttgtGATGGAAGTCGCTCCCCTTCTGCCTCCGAGGAGAATGTTGCTACCAAACTTCGCTCCTTAGAGTGGCAACATTACAGATGTTTAGTcgacttttatggaaggagtgtccAGTTTCAGTACTTTGCAACAGCCAGAGATAAAGTTGTAGGTAGAAATTTGACATTTAAGATTTTTTGGTAGCATGAAAAACCTCTAATTTTTCCTCTCGATTTAATTGaaaaagacttaaaaaaaaaaaagaagaagaagaaaaacaggttATTTATAGCTCCCATGATGTAAGTGAaaataggaactaacttgtttcatgtaTGTTCTctaaacagtttttatttttttaagtttaatgtgttctttcattttttgATATTGGATATTGTATTtcataatgtaaatatatatatacacaattttatatatatatatatatatatatatatatatatatatatatatatatatatatatatatatatggtgtttTTAATTGTTATAATGTTCTATTTTATCTGGGGGGTATCAATGTCTTATTGGCACCATTGCCCATGAAAAACCCATATCTGTTGACCACTACCCTACACAGATTTCCAGCTGGCTTTAGTAACACATATgggttaaaataataatcagtaacGGGTTCGGGGCAAAGctagagcagaaaaaaaactgaaatcatAATGAATCATATATTTTACCCAACAGGCTAGCACTCTCTCGAACGAGCCTCAATTCATCAAAGACCTTGCCGTCCATTCTTGAAACAGAGTCCGCAGACAGAATGCACACCAGACAGTGAACCTTATCACGCAAAGTTGggttctttttgtattttgggtCGTGATCGGTTATGGCTGCCCCAGGATTAAActacaacatgaaaaaaaaagttaattttgaattataaagattaaattaaaaccagttTAACCACAAGCGAGATTTTGCACGTTGTGCTCAGTagaaagatccatccatccatccatcttctaccgcttactcctttctCAAGGTCGCGGGGATCCTGGAttcaatcccagggagcatcgggcacaaggcgagcAGTAGAAAGatttcatttacttattttttaagtcatctttactttacagcatttctttgcacagTACTCTATACGTACTTACGATGTACTCATCTGAAATGTGTCCCAAAAATGCCTTGATGATgtcttcatgttttattcctccatctGTCGATTCAATCCCCATGATGTCAACGATCTCCAGAGGATAACGCTCACCTCGGCCCTTCTTCAGCTTGTGTATGTTCATCTAAATTACGTTTAAACATGGTTAGACAAATCGTCTTTAACCTTTAATTGCCATAACAATTACTATAggagtgaggaggaggatgcaggtgtgtgaaaTTCTAACCTACTGCAAACACTTGTCAGCATTATACCTATATACAATGACAAATTCATATTAAGTTAACGCATGCTCAAGAATAATGAGAACATAATAATGAGGAATAATGAGAACATAATAATGAGTTCTAGcaaccaaaaaaacaatgaaaaccaCAAGGTTTTCACATTAtctctgattttattttatgttttgcttGAAAGCAAgagcttgtgtttaaaggcggtgtactagatagatagatagatctctACTCAacagaatctggcaacctcTGGTGTAGGTCACCTTTTAGACTCAAGTCCCCAGCTCTGAATACAATCCTTTGCGGATTTTGTTTACATACTGATTAGGACTCtgataaagaaaaaatgtgCCCAGACATAACCGGACATGAAGGAGTGGGAGAGGAGGTGTCTGAAATGGAGGACAAGGCTGAACATGATGCAGACTAGGAAAGATCTGTTGAGGGAGACCCAGGAGAACCATCTGTTCAGCAGAATGAGCTCTGCTGAAGTGGAAGGACATTTATAGGATatacttttaataatttaacCCTGTTTTGCAGCTGTGGAAATGATGGAACTTATTTATTCTAGTGACTTGGCCATTTTTCAGTGTCCACAATGAAACAAACTATTATTCTTAATTCAACggttattataaatattagtaTCATGTGTACATCTCTGTACCTCGTAATTGGTTGttacttactttttttgtgAAGCTTTTTCCTGTAAGTGTGGAGTTTTCCAGAGCAATCATGGCGTTCCGGCCTGAGAGGACCCTCTGGACTGAGTTGATGAAGGATGATTTCCCAACTCCAGTCGGTCCATACAGCACAATTCTGAGGACCTCGGTGCTGGGCTTGAATTCTTTCACTTCGTGCAGTATTTCCTCTCTTTCACTGTCAGCAGAAAGAGTTTTGTAAGAAGACTAAAgtcattcaaatatatatttacataataggCTGGCCAAGTAATTGCTTATGTAATGAAACGAATTGAACACAGATTCTTACCAGTCCATTTTTCTCCAAGGCTCCGGGAGCACTTAAAGCAAGAACAGTAATAAATGTTAGATATTTTTTTGATCACAGAATGATAGATTTGATCAGTATCCTCATCCTCCTGGCTAAAACAATATGGAGCTTaccctttgttttaaatatgatattttaaaGCACaggatttacatttaaatgaaaggtgaattataaataaaaacattcattcattcattctgcaCCGGATCGTATCCCAAGCCTAATTCAGGGGCACTGGGCGCAACGTTTGGGAATACAAATATGCGAGGAaaaatattactaataataatacggAGATGATATGTTTATTAGTATTAGCTTCATGACTCATTATTACCCCacataaaacatacaaaaaaaccccattatGACCAGTTATATAGCTTACAGTATAGactcatttttttcttattatttaatttattattaaattattacacacaaaaaagggaagaaaagcaCTTCAGTGTTTCTCAATCCTGGTCCTAAAGTACAACCGCCCTTTCTGCAATTTTTGGTGGTTTCTCTGCTCATAACCTACAAAGACATGACGCTCTATGATTTCTACAATGATTCCCAGCCCTTGTGATAACTATATtgcaatatattgtatataaatgatatgttgtaaaaaaaaaaaagtatattgcTAAATATGAACCCTTCTGCCAATCTAAGTGTTTCTCATCACAACACAACACGCCTGGCGAGTCTTACCGGTTGGTTCAGGAACTGGCAAAAACAGATCTGAAACCAGAAAACCAGAAATAATGGTCACTTTATTTCCCCTAACTGGCTACATCCCAAACTGTGTACCAGTGCACTAAATGtcaaaattgtacaaaaaattaaaaaatggttaacataatttattttgatttgatttgtatgATTTCAGAAACATGCTCCAGGACCAGTTTTGTGAAACATTGATCTACTTCGTTCTGCTCTCATATCCCCCGTGTTagtatttagttttatttttgaactcAAATTCTTTGtcacaacaaaaaacaattaaaaacccAATCTTATTTGAAAGATAAAACTCACCTTGTGAGGAAGGAGATGGAGTGGATTGTCGATTTCCCATTTCTGTGTAATGGGAAGGCTACATAGgcgaaataaaaagaaaaacaatcaatatGTGACCGTTTGAAGTAAATCACATCTACTGAGAATACATTGTTCAAGATTTTAGCAACCTTTTACTCAGAAAGTGTACTTGTGAattatatgtataattatatgTTCCTTTCGTTCAATATTGatattgtggaaaaaataaaaagactcaaTTACCTTGGAAGGTCGTGCTGCTCTTGAGCGTTGTGTTTAACTATAGCTGGTCGTGATGATTTCAAATCTGTATAGAGTATGCCCACATCTGCTAAATAAAGTTTCGCTTTCTCATATTTCTTATATAGTGTATAGGGGCAGGCCCAGACTGACCAATTGTGAGATTTCCAAAGAAATCTTGGTCGTCTTGTTTGTTCTGCCGACTACGCTGGCGTTTTAAGGCCATtgtttgaaaaagaaatacaaatattctGTCTAAAATTTTAGAATAATACTATAAGATAATATTACTAtgaaaaaatgttatatataacattcatgtgttaaataaaaggaaagtgATGATTTAGAAgttattgtttcttttgttgAAGCCAGTTGTAACCTTTAACAGCCAGTTGTAACCTTTAAGATTATCAATGGGTATCTGTGCACCATTTAAAGAGATGGAGTAGTGATGTAGATGAATGATCAATCCAGAAGGACAGGAACTCCGGCATCCCAGTACATTGTGGCATATAGGCTCGTACGATACGGTAAGCTTAAGCCTCATGACGAGTCAATATTTCACTTTCAGAAACACTGGTTTTCTTCCTACTCGCCAATTTGCATTTGGTAACGCCTAcgaaactccataaaaggccaAGCTCACTGTTAAAATGATGAGCAAATGGCAATAATAGAGATCTCAGAGGGAGtaaaagttattttgactcatgCCTTTCTATAACAACATCAAAGTAGCTGAAAAGGACAAAATCCAGAGCATGTTCGTCTCACGCCTACAGGGTTCGGGGTTCGATATCcgccacggccctgtgtgtgcagcgtttccatgttctccctgtgctgtgagggtttcctccagatactgGAGAATGGGAAACCCTCCAGGCTGGGGTTTAATctcccagcccaaagacatgcattgtaggctgtaTTGACATGTCCGTAGGTGTgaatgtgatcgtgccctgcaatggattggcaccccatccagggataggctccaggttccccatgacccagtagCTTAAGccgtatagaaaatggatggctggatggataaaGTGAGGTTAAAAGAGAATGGTTTAACATTAaataagagaaaagaaaatctaCTGTGTTCAGTCACTAACGGCAATTGTTTGCCCACATGTGCGCTTCTCTGTCTTTCATTTTAAACCTCTTCGTGAtgatatttatacacacaccaaaaaaaaattaattgcgATATTTCACAGACAATTTCTCAAATTGTCTGATCTGTGTTTGAGAGATAAATGATTGAATTTGTAAATACGTAAACACTTAGTTTAGGCTGCTGTAAAATTTTATGCTGACAAAGTCCAGATGGTGGACTCCTCAGGTGATAATACGAAACAGGTGCTTTAGgtttaaactgaaaatgaataacGTGCTAACCAGTTGGCTACCTGCTTtcagaggaaaacagagaagTACGTTAGCGTGACCATGGTTTCTTATAGCAGCTGGTAGCCAATAAAATGTTGATTAAACCAACTAAGGGGTGAGTTAATTTGATGGTAATATATGGAGGAGTTCTAATACTGACTTGTTCGcattttataaacaatatttcATGAAAGTTCCATCGCCtcattcagtatgtttacatggacaacaataatccgatattaacccgattaagacgaaactctgattaagaaactagcatgtaaacagcaatttttacttaccttaatccgattaaggtcatactcgaagtaacacaaatggaattaagacatgtggagtactcctgttttagtcgcattatcggcgtgtgttacagacatgtacacaccttaatcacactattaacgtcgtgtgagagttttcaccacattgtgtgacaggacacatacacacggcagtgctcaactgttttacagcaaacaaCAGAGCACggctacgtcccaaaccgcatacttacctactacaggcctgtagtaggtgaaatacatgtatctcggctactatatagaaggaAAGTACACGGTTTTGGATGCAGCTCACGGTTTCAaccagtcgtctatttgcacgtatagcacgacaaatatttaactgcacttgaagcgttagtaaaaattttaattaaaaacacccaaaatggtatacggtcccataacgaagaccaactgtatgttgatacgtgaaattctggaaggaACATCGGAccgcgtggcgcggggacgtaatgacgtgtgccgttaatcgatctattttctataacatgtaaaacaggaacatgacaggagtattctaaaagcgactcatgtaaacaccttaatcacattattatcttactctgTCGTAAAAATCCTTGTATAAAGACAAAAGTGTATGTGTCTAGCAATCaggtccatttttttaaaacatggaaatatatcggtgagagattctgcggtccggattgagattggaagtgcattccaccactgaggaacagttagtgtgaaggttctggaaagggaccttgcgccacgctgagttggaactgctaaacgtcggtcgttaatcgattcgcagattgcgagagggaacgtaggccttcaggagagagttgaggtagaagggtgctgttcctgacaaggtcttgtaggtgagcatcaaggccgtgaacttgatgcgggcagctacaggaagccagtggagggagatgaagaggggtgtcacatgggttctcttggaatGGTTGAAGGCGAGgcacgctgcagcattctgaatcatctcaaggggtttgatggagctggctgggaggcctgaaagcagtgagttgcagtagtccattTTAGAGAttacaagagcctggactagtatctgtgtagcctgtttggtgatgtagggtcggattttcttgatgttgtaaaggatgaacctacaggaccttgcagttgctgagatatggtctgtaaaggtcaagccgtcatcaagaatcaccccaaggttcctggccgtcctggttggcatgagtgtgagtgagctgagctgtacagtgaggttgtggttgattgagggacaggctgggatcacgagaagctcagattttgccaggttaagcttaagatggttttccttcatccagaccaagatgtccgaaaggcaagcagagatgcgtgcagagacggatggatcgtcaggctggaaggacaaatggagctgggtgtcatcagcatagcaatgatatgagaagccatgagactcaattacctgccctagagatgtattGTAGATataaaagaggagtggacccagaactgacccctgtggaacgccagttgtgagttgctgagtttcagaaatacctcccctccatgataccttgaaggatctgtcagagagatacgattccacccagcgcagaaccgttccagtgatgctcaggctggagagagtcgataggaggatctgatggttcacagtgtcgaaagcagcagagaggtcaagtaggatgaggacagatgatctagaggttgctcttgctagtcgtaaggcttcagtgacggaaagcagagcagtctccgtggagtggttgctcttgaagccagactgcttggtgtccaggaggttgttctgtgtgagaaaatttgagagttgattaaaaacggctctttcaagtgTTTTCGAAAGAAAGGGGagtagggaaacaggtctgtagttgtcaactatagcagggctgagtgatggttttttaagcagtggggtaacccgggcttgcttaaatgaggtagggtatgtgccagtagagagcgatgtgttaaagatgtgtgtgagtgcaggtaatagtgtgggagagatggactgaagaaggtgagaagggatagggtcaagaggacaggttgtggggtggctagagaggaggagtttagagacatcagtctctgagagggtaGAGAAGGAAGCCAGTTGGGAGTTACCCGGAGGAGGAGtcagtctatgcatgtctggggctgAGAAcaggttcctgattgatgtaaccttgttggtaaagaaagtggcaaagtcatctgcagtgagagaagtaggggaagggggaggagggggacaaagtagagaggaaaaggttttgaaaagaatgtgggtgttgggagaactaagaatcttctcttggtagaatgtggctttagcaatggagatgctattggaaaaagaagagagaagtgtctggtaattggttaggtcaattgggttgtttgatttgcgccatttcctttcagatgctcttagtttggcccggttgttacgcagagcttctgagagccaaggactagagggtgatgtgcgagcaggtctggaggttagggggcatatgctgtcaagagaagatgttagagtGGAATATAGCATGTCGGTTGCggtgtttaagtcaagtgaggaAAGGTGGCTTTCggagggaagtaaggttgtgacaacggaggagaaatgtgaaggggaaagggagcgaagattgcgacgaaaagagatagagggaggagacattgatggtggtgaggggagagaaatagagaactggataaagaaatggtcagaggtgtggagaggagtaatgagaagattatgtgtggtgcaattacgtgtgaggatgaggtcaagcTGTTTACCGGCTTTGTGGGGtgctggtgtggtgaactgcttgaggtcgaatgtgggaaggagagcaagaaagtcagctgcatgtggcttgtctagatgaatgttgaaatcaccaaggaccagaagaggagttccatcatctgggatggtggacagtagcgtgtcaaattcatcgatgaacttccccagttgacctggaggacggtaaacaacaagaaagtgcattttggcagggtcagtgactgtaaaagcatgaaattcaaaggacgtgtatgagcaagagggagaaaggcaggtaaatttccatgttttggagagaagcaaacctgtaccaccccctcgtctgttggggcgtgaggtatgggagaagttgaagttggaggccagggcagcgggtgtggcagtgttctcagcatggatccaggtctcagtcagagccagcacgCTGAGATTGGAGTGGTTtgcaaatgcagaaatgaaatctgccttgttgacaGCAGATTGACAGTTCCAAAGTCCGACTGACAATGAGATGGAACTTGCAGAGGCCGCATTCAGAGAGCGTTTTTGATAGGAACAAAGACAGTTTAGAAGAGAAACTGAAGAACTTTAAGCTCTGCAGTTCTGATGTAAAGTTTGTCAGGCTTCTGATCATTGGTCAAGTTGGAGCAGGAAAGTCCAGATTTATAAATTCAGTCAATAATGCTTTCCAAGAGCGAATCACCAGTGGGGCTCTTGTTGATACAACATCTGGAACCAGTTTCACAAAAAATGTAAGTACAACTTCAACATATTCACTGGTTTGATTTCTTAATGCAGACAGATAAACCAGTTTGATTTAAACTAAGGTCATTTTCACACTTCCAGACAAAAGTTTTCAAGCTCAGGACTGGTCTCAGAGA
Coding sequences:
- the LOC128602364 gene encoding interferon-induced protein 44-like translates to MGNRQSTPSPSSQDLFLPVPEPTVLPEPWRKMDCEREEILHEVKEFKPSTEVLRIVLYGPTGVGKSSFINSVQRVLSGRNAMIALENSTLTGKSFTKKMNIHKLKKGRGERYPLEIVDIMGIESTDGGIKHEDIIKAFLGHISDEYIFNPGAAITDHDPKYKKNPTLRDKVHCLVCILSADSVSRMDGKVFDELRLVRESASLLGIPQVIVMTKVDKACETVSQDLNEIYYSKKIKEKVDKCNDNMGIPLNAIYPVKNYSESITQDLVIDMLLLTALRDILNFANDYVECEMEKDE